A genomic window from Thermithiobacillus tepidarius DSM 3134 includes:
- a CDS encoding helicase-related protein, with translation MNAETAREKFVDWLARRMTLAGRGDCDDVLKVEPSGKYWLGRLQSAEAVAESDWGDRGERLEPCAFGIKVKPRGAGPWRFRVVTSFRVWLWDKSAKIWKKTGPVCVGFAIEVPVRIGIHRYGEEEIASALASVTGRDGLAARIDVEVDTGQSGDHELSVSLVNCSPKEHPDFKDTRLYQSELRVEDLDTLPFMLEALEDSFRYDRCIEAYGINCGVRTESGAIVTEDAVTVDRRRPRYWSVDDPMPTMRFMDLAADPIGPAEALLSALRSWGGANWAADVLEHRADADRWSTEMQQQATRAAEEFERECERLAKGIELLKSDEALFRAFTGMNRAMSFSARGKYDSWRPFQLGFLLANLSSVVDKEHEPDVVDVVWFATGGGKTETYLGLLVTAALYDRMTGKVSGITAWSRFPLRMLSLQQTQRFADAIASAEMVRREMGLAGDGFSLGFFVGQGATPNRILENPKPGEPDPDDDQMPRRYQVLEYCPFCHERSITMDFDRRSWRLEHRCGNTDCVANGDALPIYVVDEEIYRFLPTVVVGTLDKAASISLQASMRGMVGAPLGVCSKEGHGYTYAPRSSRPSGCLVPGCRGTRQALPMEEDKYGPSFRLQDELHLLRDSLGAVDSHYEALYDALQDELCGRKPKVLASSATLTGYEKQVDVLYRRAARVFPVPPPRVGGGFWTADSESLMRRFVAIAPRGVTIEYTVDRLLTELQIAVRNLARDPVSTCADIGIDPQFSAELLSLYGTNVVYGNTLRDLEAVMRSMETQVLVPGAINTASLTGKTDFSEVREILERLQSPEDSFEERLHIVSASSMMSHGVDVDRLNVMVMLGIPLSAAEFIQATARVGRRFPGLVFVVHKIGRERDAGVFRSFRQFVEQGDRFVEPIPVTRRSRRVLDRTVAGLELARLLVIHEGSSGTALTTLRTFKDYVSSGKFDVDVELDALIEALGLQSELDEPLRKDLRVWFDELRHNILVPPNDARFPSDLSPSGPPMLSLRDVEKQVPVIGTRV, from the coding sequence ATGAACGCAGAAACGGCTCGAGAGAAATTCGTCGATTGGTTGGCAAGGCGCATGACCCTGGCCGGCAGGGGCGACTGCGACGACGTGTTGAAGGTCGAGCCGTCAGGGAAGTATTGGTTGGGGAGATTGCAATCCGCCGAGGCCGTGGCCGAAAGCGACTGGGGTGATCGGGGGGAACGGCTAGAACCCTGCGCATTCGGGATCAAGGTTAAACCCAGAGGGGCGGGACCGTGGCGCTTCCGTGTCGTCACGAGTTTTCGGGTTTGGCTGTGGGACAAGTCGGCGAAGATATGGAAGAAGACCGGGCCCGTCTGCGTTGGATTCGCGATCGAAGTGCCGGTACGGATAGGGATACATCGATATGGAGAAGAGGAGATCGCGAGCGCCCTGGCCAGCGTGACTGGGCGCGACGGACTCGCCGCGCGGATCGATGTCGAAGTCGACACCGGACAGTCCGGTGATCATGAGCTGAGCGTGTCTCTGGTCAATTGCTCCCCCAAGGAACATCCGGACTTCAAAGACACACGGCTCTACCAGTCCGAGTTGCGAGTCGAGGATCTCGACACGCTCCCTTTCATGCTCGAAGCACTGGAGGATTCGTTCAGATACGACAGGTGTATCGAGGCGTACGGCATCAACTGCGGCGTACGTACCGAGTCTGGAGCCATCGTCACGGAAGATGCGGTCACGGTCGACCGCCGTAGACCTCGGTACTGGAGCGTGGACGATCCGATGCCAACCATGCGATTCATGGATTTGGCGGCCGATCCGATCGGGCCGGCGGAAGCTCTACTTTCGGCGCTGAGGAGCTGGGGAGGCGCCAACTGGGCGGCCGATGTACTGGAACATCGGGCGGACGCAGATAGATGGTCGACCGAGATGCAGCAACAAGCGACCAGGGCCGCCGAGGAATTCGAGCGAGAGTGTGAGCGACTCGCGAAAGGCATTGAGCTATTGAAGTCCGACGAAGCTTTGTTTCGCGCGTTCACCGGAATGAATCGCGCGATGTCATTCAGTGCCCGGGGCAAGTATGACTCCTGGCGTCCGTTCCAGTTGGGGTTCTTGCTCGCGAACCTTTCGTCGGTCGTGGACAAGGAGCATGAGCCGGATGTCGTCGACGTCGTCTGGTTTGCGACGGGCGGAGGCAAGACGGAGACGTACCTCGGCCTTTTGGTGACGGCTGCGTTATACGACAGAATGACCGGGAAAGTATCGGGAATCACTGCGTGGAGTCGTTTCCCTTTGAGGATGCTGTCCCTACAGCAGACCCAGCGTTTCGCCGACGCAATCGCCTCGGCAGAGATGGTTCGCCGCGAGATGGGTTTGGCAGGAGATGGTTTCTCACTTGGGTTCTTCGTTGGGCAGGGTGCGACCCCCAATCGCATCCTCGAGAACCCCAAGCCGGGCGAGCCGGATCCCGACGACGACCAGATGCCGCGCCGATACCAGGTACTGGAGTACTGCCCTTTCTGTCACGAGCGTTCGATAACGATGGACTTCGACAGGCGCTCGTGGAGACTCGAACACCGATGCGGAAACACGGACTGTGTAGCGAATGGTGACGCTCTGCCGATATACGTGGTCGACGAGGAGATCTACAGATTTCTGCCTACGGTGGTCGTCGGCACCCTCGACAAGGCGGCATCGATCTCCCTTCAGGCGTCCATGCGCGGCATGGTCGGCGCGCCTCTGGGGGTGTGCTCCAAAGAAGGGCATGGATACACCTATGCCCCGAGGAGTTCACGTCCTTCGGGATGTCTCGTTCCCGGTTGTCGGGGGACTCGCCAGGCGTTGCCCATGGAGGAGGATAAGTATGGACCGTCCTTCCGACTCCAAGACGAACTGCACCTCCTGCGGGACAGTCTCGGGGCTGTCGACTCACACTACGAGGCTTTGTACGACGCGCTGCAGGACGAACTTTGCGGCAGGAAGCCAAAGGTACTTGCATCCTCCGCGACACTTACGGGTTACGAAAAGCAGGTAGACGTTCTGTATCGGCGAGCGGCGCGTGTTTTCCCCGTTCCTCCGCCGCGTGTCGGCGGAGGCTTCTGGACCGCGGATTCGGAAAGCTTGATGCGCCGGTTCGTGGCGATAGCGCCGCGGGGGGTGACCATCGAGTACACGGTCGATCGATTGCTGACCGAGTTGCAGATCGCTGTGCGGAATCTGGCGCGAGATCCCGTATCCACGTGTGCAGATATCGGGATCGATCCGCAGTTCTCGGCGGAGTTGCTCTCTCTGTATGGAACGAACGTCGTCTATGGGAATACGTTGCGTGACCTCGAGGCAGTGATGCGCTCGATGGAAACGCAGGTGCTCGTTCCTGGTGCGATCAATACTGCATCACTCACGGGCAAGACCGACTTCTCGGAAGTGCGCGAGATACTCGAAAGATTACAGAGCCCCGAGGACTCGTTCGAAGAGCGGCTGCATATCGTATCGGCATCCTCGATGATGTCCCACGGCGTGGATGTCGATAGGTTGAACGTGATGGTGATGCTCGGTATCCCGCTGTCGGCAGCCGAATTCATCCAGGCCACAGCCCGGGTGGGGCGCCGCTTCCCGGGCCTCGTGTTCGTCGTCCACAAGATCGGCCGGGAACGTGACGCAGGGGTCTTTCGCTCCTTCAGACAATTCGTCGAGCAAGGGGACCGATTCGTCGAACCCATACCGGTTACGAGGCGCAGCCGCCGAGTCTTGGACCGAACCGTTGCCGGCCTGGAGCTGGCTCGCTTGCTGGTAATCCATGAGGGGTCTTCTGGAACCGCTCTGACGACTTTGCGCACTTTCAAGGACTATGTGTCGTCTGGGAAATTCGACGTCGACGTGGAACTCGATGCACTGATCGAAGCGCTTGGTTTGCAGAGCGAGCTCGACGAGCCGTTGAGAAAGGACCTGCGAGTATGGTTCGACGAGTTGCGCCACAACATCCTCGTACCACCCAATGATGCGCGTTTCCCTTCCGATCTGTCGCCGTCTGGTCCACCCATGCTGTCGCTGCGGGACGTCGAGAAGCAGGTCCCGGTCATCGGGACCAGGGTCTGA